The following proteins are encoded in a genomic region of Arachis stenosperma cultivar V10309 chromosome 4, arast.V10309.gnm1.PFL2, whole genome shotgun sequence:
- the LOC130975623 gene encoding uncharacterized protein LOC130975623, which translates to MVIVNGVASRTRSKKKNRSLNPSPIGSGSRNVFPIDGAGTSANDPIIVGLIDSSSDEGTDNIDEGRGRSLDWDFGLSSESEDEGEGSASASISSSGSDDDAADEGLQKLHHGYVNEAKKEEVQERNVFPIDGAGTSANDPIIVSLSESISEEGTDNSDEGRGRSLDWDFGLSSESEDEGESSASASTSSSGSDDSGSSSFDDEDEEGENEKRRCKRRKKEKKRREPTFESHSNKVLSCDEVIVETECSGIRKKNGENKNNSSSTENNVFDHQQEKMLPKDADCASVLFRERNMEGCSSEKNEDKEKNVAKKSVEVCSSKKNEDKEENVAMKPVEGCSSEKNDDKKKNVAKKPGEGCSSKKNEDKGNKVAKKPMPAGNRARKRVERTGENVGADIEASSQKRSHPSLPEEDDSEKDEKKSHYPDNVHKQDTISKEPALNVQRKFFVPNKVPIEKTEFEKERDMLWEEMDALLRLGEVDSLVSEYPREGSRKKLLSDGPNGLCFDDAPFGVREGGYCNKEGTVWDLIPADTKQNLYAHQLEGFEFLWKNLVETMELPKLKSCDSNSTGGCIISHAPGTGKTRLTIVFL; encoded by the exons ATGGTGATCGTTAATGGTGTTGCTAGCAGAACaagaagcaagaagaaaaatagGTCTTTGAATCCGTCACCGATTGGATCAGGATCCCGAAACGTGTTTCCTATTGATGGTGCTGGAACTTCTGCCAACGATCCTATAATCGTTGGTTTGATTGATAGTAGTAGTGATGAAGGCACTGATAACATTGATGAAGGCCGTGGAAGAAGTTTGGACTGGGATTTTGGGCTTTCAAGTGAGTCAGAGGATGAGGGAGAAGGTTCAgcctcagcatcaatttcatCTTCAGGCAGTGATGATGATGCAGCTGATGAGGGGTTGCAGAAGCTTCATCATGGGTATGTTAATGAAGCGAAGAAGGAAGAAGTTCAAGAAAGAAACGTGTTTCCTATTGATGGTGCTGGAACTTCTGCCAACGATCCTATAATCGTTAGTTTGAGTGAGAGTATTAGTGAGGAAGGCACTGATAACAGTGACGAGGGCCGTGGAAGAAGTTTGGACTGGGATTTTGGGCTTTCAAGTGAGTCAGAGGATGAGGGAGAAAGTTCAGCTTCAGCATCAACTTCATCTTCAGGCAGTGATGATAGTGGTTCAAGTTCTTttgatgatgaggatgaagagGGGGAAAATGAGAAGAGGAGATGTaagaggaggaagaaggagaagaagagaagagagccAACTTTTGAGTCTCATAGCAATAAAGTTTTGAGCTGTGACGAGGTGATTGTGGAAACTGAATGCTCTGGAATTCGCAAGAAGAATGGTGAGAATAAGAACAATTCATCCTCAACCGAGAATAATGTGTTTGATCATCAGCAAGAGAAAATGCTACCAAAGGATGCAGATTGTGCTAGTGTTCTCTTTAGAGAACGCAATATGGAGGGTTGTTCTTCAGAAAAAAATGAAGATAAGGAAAAGAATGTAGCCAAGAAATCGGTGGAAGTttgttcttcaaaaaagaatgAAGATAAGGAAGAGAATGTAGCTATGAAACCAGTGGAGGGTTGTTCTTCAGAAAAGAATGACGATAAGAAAAAGAATGTAGCTAAGAAACCAGGGGAGGGttgttcttcaaagaagaaCGAAGACAAAGGAAACAAGGTGGCAAAGAAACCAATGCCGGCAGGGAATAGAGCACGGAAGAGAGTGGAAAGAACAGGAGAAAATGTTGGTGCTGATATTGAAGCCTCTTCCCAAAAGCGTTCGCATCCATCCCTGCCTGAGGAGGATGATTCAGAAAAGGATGAAAAGAAATCG CATTATCCAGATAATGTTCATAAGCAAGATACAATCTCAAAGGAACCAGCTCTCAATGTTCAGAGAAAATTTTTTGTTCCAAATAAAGTGCCAATTGAAAAAACTGAATTTGAGAAGGAGAGGGATATGTTGTGGGAAGAAATGGATGCTTTGCTCAGACTAGGTGAAGTTGACTCCTTG GTGAGTGAGTATCCAAGAGAAGGATCAAGAAAGAAGCTGCTATCTGATGGGCCTAATGGCTTATGCTTTGATGATGCTCCATTCGGTGTCCGAGAAGGTGGTTACTGTAACAAGGAAGGCACAGTTTGGGACCTGATTCCAGCAGATACTAAGCAAAACCTGTATGCTCATCAGCTTGAAGGTTTTGAATTCCTTTGGAAAAACTTGGTagaaaccatggagcttcctaaATTGAAGAGTTGTGACTCGAACAGCACAGGTGGATGCATCATTTCTCATGCTCCAGGGACTGGAAAGACGCGGCTGACCATCGTGTTCCTTTAG